The DNA segment TGAAAAATATATCCTTTTGTAAAAAAGATATTGAGGCTTACCAACCCGATGCCATTATATTTATTGATTATCCAGGTTTTAACCTTCGTATTGCAAATTGGGCTAAGCAAAATGGGTTTGCAACACATTATTACATTTCGCCACAAATATGGGCGTGGAAAGAAAACCGTATAAAAAGCATTAAGCGCGATGTGGATTATATGTATGTAATCCTGCCTTTTGAGAAAGAATTTTACGAAAAAAAACATGGATTCCCAGTTCACTTTGTAGGGCATCCATTAATTGATGCAATAGCTCAGCGTGAACAAGTAGAGCCTAGTGCTTTTAAGGAAGAACACGGGTTAGATAATAGACCAATCATTGCTTTATTGCCTGGAAGTAGAAAACAAGAAATCTCAAAAATGCTAAAAATCATGCTCAGTGTGGTTGAAGATTTTAGCGAATTTCAGTTTGTAATTGCCGGTGCTCCTAGTCAAGAGGCTTCCTTTTATAAGCCTTTCTTAAAAAAACAAAACGTACATCTATTGCTTAATAAAACCTACGATTTACTGAGTATTTCGCATGCTGCTTTGGTAACTTCGGGCACAGCTACGCTAGAAACCGCCTTATTTAAAGTGCCGCAAGTAGTTTGCTATAAGGGAAGTAGAGTTTCTTATGAGATTGCAAAACGGGTTATTAATTTAAATTACATTTCTTTAGTGAACTTGATTTTAGATAAACCAGCAGTAATCGAGTTGATACAAACCGACTTTACTACCAAACGTGTAAAAGAAGAATTGACACAAATTTTGGATGAATACAATCGTGCAGTCCTGTTTTTGGATTATTACGATCTCGAAAAAAAGCTGGGTGGAAAAGGTGCGAGTGATAAAACAGCTCAATTGATTCTTTCAGAAACAAAAAATAAAAATTAAAAAAATCAGTTATATTTATTGAAACAAGCCCTTATGAAAAAATTAATTCTTCTTTCATTCCTTGCTATTGCAATGGTATCCTGCGGAAGTTCTCGAAATGTAACAAAGCAAAAAAATATAATTGGTGCTACTACTCACACTAATAAAACGGTAACTCCTAAAAAGGTAAATAAAATTATATCCTATGCCAAAACGTTTGAGGGGACACGTTATAAGTTTGGTGGTACTACAAAAAGGGGAATGGACTGTTCTGGTTTAGTATATACGTCCTTTAAAAAAGAACAAATTGCATTGCCGCGAGTATCTCGGGATATGGCCAAACAAGGGAAACGAATTTCGCTGCGGAATGCTGAGGAGGGAGATTTGTTATTTTTTCAAACAAATAAAAGTCGCAGAGTTATCAATCATGTAGGCCTTGTAGTAGAATCAAGGAGGGGGATTGTAAAATTCATCCATTCTACAACTTCCAGAGGAGTGATAGTTTCTTCTCTCGATGAAAATTATTGGAACAATGCCTTTGTAGAGGTGCGACGGATAATTTAAAAACTAGGACATTAAAGTGCATAAACTCGTGTAAAATAATTATTATATTTTAAGTTCTCGGTTTCAAGGGGTCTGTTTCAATATATTTTTCTTCTAAAAAGGCAGCACCTTAGCCAACTATTCAATCAGTTTTACTTCTAAACTTCACCTTCAGCTAACAGTTAAAAATAGTCCACATCAAATTTTATTGGTTTCAACATCAAAAATTGGTCGTTCACATCATTTATAGATAACGAGCCTTTTTCTCTGTTAATTTAGAGTCTGTAAAATCGCATTGTACAATGATTTATCAGCTTAAAAATCTTTTTAAACCTTTAAAATATTTATCATGAAAACTTTAATAATTAGTGCATTTTTATGTTTAAGTGTAACAATCTTAAGCGCACAAGAAATTATGGAATTGGACGCCACTAAGTTAACGTATGCTCCAAATAGCTCGTCAGTATTACAAGACGGAGATAGCTTTACCTATACAGTAAGTGAACGCTTTAATGGTCAATTTGCTGAAGACCCCATCGCTTTTATGAATGCTCATTTTGATATTCAAAAAGTCATAGATGCTTCAAAAAATAAAAATTACGACTCTTACCTAGTAACTTTTAAGAGTAGTAATGGGTACTTGCAAGCAGATTTCAACAATAAAGGAAGTCTCCTTAAAACGTATCAAAACTTTAATAATGTTATTTTGCCATTAGCCTTAAGAAAGGAAATGCACAATACTTACAAAGGATGGACTTTGGTGAAAACCAAATATAATGCAAAAACCAAGGGTGATTTACTCGTGAAAGCCTTGTATCGAGTTAAACTGGAAAATGGGAACCAAAGACAAAACCTAAAAATTGATGCAAGAGATCAAGGTATTGGTGTCGCAGTTAATTGAACAAATAGGTTTAAGGTGCTAAATAACAGGTCATTTGGTTTTAAAAAGCCGATGGCCTTTTATTAATTCCTTTTCAAAAAAAATGATTAAAGAATTTATTATATGAGTAAAAAATACAAATCAGGTATTTAAACTTATCACAAATAAAAGAATTTCAGTAATTTAACAAGATGAAAGCACTGGTTATAGACGATGAAGAACTTGCCCGAAAAAGGGTGTTGTCTCTACTGAGCAAGGTGCCAGAAATAGAGGTTAGTGGGGAATGTTCTAATGGTAAATCGGCTATTTCAGAAATAAACAAGCTGAACCCCGATCTTGTTTTTTTAGATATAAATATGAAAGACATGAATGGTTTTTAAGTGCTTCAGAAAATAAGTGGAACTTCAAAACCCATTGTCATATTCGTCACGGCCTATGACAATTATGCTTTAAAAGCATTCGATGTTGATGCGTTCGATTTTTTATTGAAACCCTTTAAAGATGAGCGTTTTTTCAGAACCATAGATAAGGTATTGAAAATTTCAAAAAGTGAAGCTAACTCCTATTTTGAAAAGCGGATTATAGAACTATTTAATCTGTACAAACTAAAATCTGAAAAAGGGAACAGCCAATTTAAATTGCCAGTTAAGCAAGGCAATAAAACGGTGCTTTTAAACCCTGAAAATATCTTCTATATAAAAGCATCGGGATGTTATTCTGAAATTTTTACAGAAGACAAAAAGTATGTGCTTCGGGATTCATTAACAAATCTTTGCGACCTTTTAGACAATGATTTATTTGTGCGAGTTCATAGATCAAGTATAGTAAACATTACCCATGTAAAGGAGATTGTACATTCAGACTTTTCTGAAATTGATGCACGAATGTCCAATGAAAAATTAGTACACATTAGCAAATCTCATAAAAAGGAATTTCTCAAAAAAATAGGCATATAATGAAAGCTTCCGTATTAAATAACAAATATATAGATTTAAGGCTGGTTCTTTTATTGGCAGGGTTTTATGCTCTTTTTGATTTGGTATTGATAGTAAAAACAGCCTATATGATGTCCTTCGAGATGGAAAAAATGGGTCCTTTTTCTTGGAAAGCTTTTTTGGTAGACAACCTGCTTTTTGATTTTGTCATTGTGGTTGGCTATATGACCTTGATAGCAATAAGCACTAAGCGATTTTTAAGGAAAAATTACTCTTGGGTTAAAATTATATCTACCCACATCCTGTTTTCGCTTCTAATAGGTCTGGTGATTAGGTTGTTGTTTGATTTCTACCTAATATTGGCAGGAAAGCTAAGTTTTGCCGAAT comes from the Marixanthomonas ophiurae genome and includes:
- the lpxB gene encoding lipid-A-disaccharide synthase; amino-acid sequence: MKYYLIAGEASGDLHGANLMKTLKAQDPEADFRFWGGDLMEAVGGKQVKHYRDLAFMGFIEVVFNLRTILKNISFCKKDIEAYQPDAIIFIDYPGFNLRIANWAKQNGFATHYYISPQIWAWKENRIKSIKRDVDYMYVILPFEKEFYEKKHGFPVHFVGHPLIDAIAQREQVEPSAFKEEHGLDNRPIIALLPGSRKQEISKMLKIMLSVVEDFSEFQFVIAGAPSQEASFYKPFLKKQNVHLLLNKTYDLLSISHAALVTSGTATLETALFKVPQVVCYKGSRVSYEIAKRVINLNYISLVNLILDKPAVIELIQTDFTTKRVKEELTQILDEYNRAVLFLDYYDLEKKLGGKGASDKTAQLILSETKNKN
- a CDS encoding C40 family peptidase, whose product is MKKLILLSFLAIAMVSCGSSRNVTKQKNIIGATTHTNKTVTPKKVNKIISYAKTFEGTRYKFGGTTKRGMDCSGLVYTSFKKEQIALPRVSRDMAKQGKRISLRNAEEGDLLFFQTNKSRRVINHVGLVVESRRGIVKFIHSTTSRGVIVSSLDENYWNNAFVEVRRII
- a CDS encoding LytR/AlgR family response regulator transcription factor, yielding MKALVIDDEELARKRVLSLLSKVPEIEVSGECSNGKSAISEINKLNPDLVFLDINMKDMNGF
- a CDS encoding LytR/AlgR family response regulator transcription factor produces the protein MLQKISGTSKPIVIFVTAYDNYALKAFDVDAFDFLLKPFKDERFFRTIDKVLKISKSEANSYFEKRIIELFNLYKLKSEKGNSQFKLPVKQGNKTVLLNPENIFYIKASGCYSEIFTEDKKYVLRDSLTNLCDLLDNDLFVRVHRSSIVNITHVKEIVHSDFSEIDARMSNEKLVHISKSHKKEFLKKIGI